One stretch of Helicobacter jaachi DNA includes these proteins:
- a CDS encoding dynamin family protein, protein MAQDMLDMFLKQYAQAKAKAIREGNPLYALIDNVRETLGAFMPLDSQMTHTFENLTKSIQEPIKVAIIGQFSSGKSTFLNALLGKDILPSGVIPITAKVCHIVYGADYSLELHYKNGLIVSKPIDFFHHISDAQNATIAFYKLYVPLMLLKHISFLDTPGFNSQNQSDTETTNAILQSVDGIIWLTLIDNVGKQSEKDTIALHIKRYASKSLCVLNQKDRCKSADEVNTSLSYAKKAFNGLFEDIIAISAKNALLAHSIESGTIESSQAQALRADSNIDSVMAFLQLHIAPLAAQAKAHRIKRHLRAYTLRFARLNLHALLRLSSLEAYFSHTLQQLTHNALQSAFYKHFPTLFDSLNDALYALTQHIYNALEKTSHTFTRTHKKFGLNAKYVEQKEIVSLPYKHLARTLSDTNSPTACHFTQLGFEIMHTAEEFKELLEAHLQPMEAFINQWYEQFIPQLQNPLLRTQLSEMVNAFNSLADTHYADLKSHLFLLQKILHLNYDLSLNFCLNTLALRIEESLEKHRSNAALPLFNPSLENIFDELKYGFHFHILQANLQTQPLHTKSMWHFEHAYKQLFAEKSTFIHDYKKRYNESFMSLKALLKELKYLKV, encoded by the coding sequence ATGGCGCAAGATATGTTAGATATGTTTCTTAAGCAATATGCGCAGGCAAAGGCTAAAGCCATTCGTGAGGGTAATCCGCTCTATGCTCTTATTGATAATGTGCGGGAGACTTTAGGTGCATTTATGCCCCTAGATTCTCAAATGACACATACCTTTGAGAATCTTACCAAAAGCATACAAGAGCCAATAAAAGTGGCTATCATCGGACAGTTTAGTAGCGGCAAATCGACATTTTTAAACGCACTTTTGGGGAAAGATATTTTGCCAAGTGGCGTTATCCCCATAACCGCAAAGGTTTGCCATATCGTGTATGGCGCGGATTATAGTCTTGAGCTGCATTATAAAAATGGGCTTATTGTCTCAAAGCCTATTGATTTTTTTCATCATATAAGCGATGCACAGAACGCTACAATTGCCTTTTACAAGCTCTATGTGCCGCTTATGTTGCTTAAACATATAAGCTTTCTTGACACGCCGGGCTTTAACTCGCAAAACCAAAGTGATACAGAGACGACAAATGCGATTTTACAGAGTGTTGATGGCATTATTTGGCTCACACTCATTGATAATGTGGGCAAGCAAAGCGAGAAAGACACTATTGCCCTGCATATCAAGCGCTACGCGAGTAAGAGCCTTTGTGTGCTTAATCAAAAAGATAGGTGTAAAAGCGCAGATGAGGTAAATACTAGCCTTTCTTATGCTAAAAAGGCGTTTAATGGGCTTTTTGAGGATATTATTGCCATTTCGGCTAAGAATGCTCTTTTAGCTCACAGCATAGAATCTGGCACGATAGAATCTAGCCAAGCGCAGGCTTTGAGGGCAGATTCTAATATAGATTCTGTTATGGCTTTTTTACAATTACATATCGCCCCGCTTGCCGCGCAGGCAAAGGCACATAGGATTAAAAGGCATTTGCGCGCCTACACATTACGCTTTGCTAGGCTTAATCTCCACGCACTTTTGCGTTTATCAAGCTTAGAGGCATATTTTTCACACACATTGCAGCAGCTCACGCATAATGCTTTGCAAAGTGCTTTTTATAAACATTTTCCTACACTCTTTGATAGCCTAAATGACGCGCTTTACGCACTCACACAGCATATTTATAATGCCTTAGAAAAAACTTCTCACACTTTTACTCGCACGCATAAAAAATTTGGCTTAAATGCAAAATATGTGGAGCAAAAAGAGATTGTAAGCCTCCCCTATAAGCACCTAGCGCGCACATTAAGTGATACAAACTCCCCAACTGCTTGTCATTTTACGCAGCTAGGCTTTGAGATAATGCACACCGCAGAGGAGTTTAAAGAATTGCTAGAAGCGCATTTACAGCCTATGGAGGCATTTATAAATCAATGGTATGAGCAGTTTATCCCCCAATTGCAAAATCCACTATTGCGCACGCAGTTAAGTGAGATGGTAAATGCCTTTAATAGCCTTGCGGATACGCATTATGCCGACCTGAAATCCCACCTTTTTTTATTGCAAAAAATCTTGCATCTTAACTATGATTTATCCCTTAATTTTTGTTTAAACACACTCGCGCTAAGGATAGAAGAATCGCTTGAAAAACATCGCTCAAACGCAGCCTTGCCGCTTTTTAATCCAAGCCTAGAAAATATCTTTGATGAGCTAAAATATGGCTTTCACTTTCATATCTTGCAGGCAAATTTACAAACACAGCCCTTGCACACTAAAAGTATGTGGCATTTTGAGCATGCATACAAACAACTCTTTGCGGAAAAATCTACATTCATTCACGACTACAAAAAGCGCTACAATGAGAGTTTTATGAGCCTTAAAGCATTGCTCAAGGAGCTAAAATACTTAAAAGTTTGA
- a CDS encoding NAD(P)-dependent oxidoreductase — MNRRNILRIAFVGLIISVLSSPALGESKQPLKTKNTESKPLKVAILAASGKAGLLITKECVNAGFEVTAIVRNAQKMQDLATKNKLDSIKIVQKDIFKLESSDLQGYDAIVDAFGEWRNLELYKTHIQHLSGILQNNAARLIVVGGAGSLYMDKSHTTRLMDSPDFPREYLPVAKATAEGLAYLRTQKSLNWVYVSPPADFIYEGARTKRYKIIGEEFEVNAKGESKGSYADFALGIVDIIKDSKINKMRVGIIGL, encoded by the coding sequence ATGAATAGACGAAATATACTTAGAATAGCCTTTGTAGGGCTTATTATAAGCGTGCTAAGTAGCCCCGCGCTTGGAGAATCTAAACAACCCCTTAAAACAAAAAATACAGAATCTAAACCCCTAAAGGTTGCTATCTTAGCGGCAAGTGGCAAAGCTGGGTTGCTTATCACTAAAGAGTGTGTGAATGCGGGATTTGAGGTTACTGCAATAGTTCGAAATGCGCAAAAAATGCAGGATTTGGCGACTAAAAACAAGCTAGATTCTATAAAAATTGTGCAGAAAGATATTTTCAAGCTAGAATCTAGTGATTTGCAAGGCTATGATGCCATTGTCGATGCCTTTGGCGAATGGCGCAATTTGGAGCTTTACAAGACGCACATTCAGCATTTAAGCGGTATTTTGCAAAATAATGCTGCGCGTCTTATCGTCGTTGGTGGCGCAGGCAGCCTGTATATGGACAAAAGCCATACTACGCGCCTTATGGATAGCCCGGACTTTCCGCGCGAGTATTTGCCTGTGGCAAAGGCTACTGCGGAGGGTTTAGCGTATTTACGCACACAAAAGTCGCTAAATTGGGTGTATGTGAGCCCGCCTGCAGACTTTATCTATGAGGGCGCAAGGACTAAACGCTATAAGATTATTGGCGAAGAGTTTGAGGTAAATGCTAAAGGCGAGTCAAAGGGTAGCTACGCAGACTTTGCGTTAGGAATTGTGGATATTATTAAAGATTCTAAGATTAATAAAATGCGCGTGGGAATTATTGGGCTTTAG